One segment of Acidianus sp. HS-5 DNA contains the following:
- the thyX gene encoding FAD-dependent thymidylate synthase — protein MKVELVSYTKEGERVVAIASKMSRSRKGWDYHEKTMSEEEIEVWIKDAIIHGYWSPLEHSSYTFSIEEISRVASHQLVRHRIASYTQMSHRFAKPVDEYYQPVTPPSAEKRNAETIKKAYDESYKYYYDLLQNGVPEEDARYVLPNGVNTNVVVTMNARELYNFFALRLCSRAQWEIRAVAWKMLDEVKKVHPRLFKFAGPNCIIHENFIRENPISLNELTEKTEFLSQRCVEGVPRDGIFKCVQNARGILNKIK, from the coding sequence ATGAAAGTTGAGCTTGTTTCTTATACCAAGGAAGGTGAAAGAGTAGTAGCTATTGCCTCTAAGATGAGTAGATCTCGAAAAGGTTGGGATTATCACGAGAAGACTATGTCTGAAGAGGAAATAGAGGTCTGGATAAAGGACGCAATAATTCACGGTTATTGGTCGCCGCTTGAGCATAGTAGTTATACTTTCTCTATAGAGGAAATTTCAAGAGTAGCTTCCCACCAGTTAGTCAGACATAGAATTGCATCATATACACAAATGAGTCATAGGTTCGCCAAACCAGTGGACGAATATTATCAACCCGTTACACCTCCTTCTGCAGAAAAGAGGAATGCAGAAACAATAAAGAAAGCTTATGATGAATCTTACAAGTATTATTATGATCTCTTACAGAATGGAGTTCCGGAGGAAGACGCCAGATATGTTTTACCTAACGGAGTAAACACTAACGTTGTAGTTACTATGAATGCTAGGGAACTGTATAACTTCTTCGCATTGAGACTCTGTTCTAGGGCCCAATGGGAGATAAGAGCAGTTGCTTGGAAAATGCTTGATGAAGTGAAGAAAGTGCACCCACGTCTATTTAAGTTTGCAGGTCCTAATTGTATTATCCATGAGAACTTCATAAGAGAAAATCCAATCTCTCTGAACGAACTTACTGAAAAGACCGAGTTCCTTTCTCAACGTTGTGTAGAAGGAGTCCCCAGGGATGGAATATTTAAATGCGTTCAAAATGCAAGAGGTATCTTAAATAAAATTAAATAG